In a single window of the Chromatiales bacterium 21-64-14 genome:
- a CDS encoding AMMECR1 domain-containing protein, whose translation MPSTEPAGLSSQDRDALLRVARESIAHGLEYGHPLTVDPFQFSEPLQVACATFVTLKQAGQLRGCVGALEASRPLVQDVAQNAYAAAFRDPRFPALTGDEAAALHIHIAVLSSAQPLEARDEADLLRQLRPGIDGLILEEEHHRSTFLPAVWAQISDPATFVRELKQKAGLAPDYWSDTLRVYRYTTESFPV comes from the coding sequence ATGCCTTCCACTGAGCCAGCGGGCCTGTCGTCCCAGGACCGGGACGCGCTATTGCGGGTCGCGCGGGAGTCCATCGCCCACGGCTTGGAATACGGCCATCCCCTCACCGTGGATCCGTTCCAATTTTCCGAACCACTGCAGGTCGCGTGCGCAACCTTCGTGACCCTCAAACAGGCCGGGCAGTTGCGCGGCTGCGTCGGCGCCCTGGAAGCCAGCCGCCCCCTGGTACAGGACGTGGCGCAAAACGCCTACGCCGCGGCGTTCCGGGACCCGCGATTTCCGGCCCTCACCGGAGATGAGGCCGCCGCGCTGCATATTCACATCGCAGTGCTGAGCAGCGCGCAGCCGCTGGAAGCACGCGATGAGGCGGATCTGCTCCGGCAACTGCGCCCGGGGATCGATGGCCTCATCCTGGAGGAGGAACATCACCGTTCCACGTTCCTACCGGCAGTCTGGGCACAGATCTCCGACCCGGCCACCTTTGTGCGGGAGTTGAAACAAAAGGCCGGACTCGCGCCTGACTACTGGTCCGACACGTTGCGGGTGTACCGCTACACCACCGAGTCGTTTCCCGTCTAG
- a CDS encoding AmmeMemoRadiSam system radical SAM enzyme, whose protein sequence is MSRAAPVSEASGMVPTRYWHALSDGRVQCDVCPRACRLHAGQRGLCFVRANRDGAVVLTTYGRSSGFCMDPIEKKPLNHFLPGTPVLSFGTAGCNLACKFCQNWDISKSRAVDTLADQATPQTLARAARELGCRSVAYTYNDPVIFLEYMTAVAEACRGYGIRSVAVTAGYVCDAPRRALFSHIDAANVDLKAFTERFYWKVCGGHLRPVLDTLMYLRHETRVWLELTTLLIPGENDSDRELKAMTRWVVENLGADVPLHFTAFHPDWKMLDRPATPEATLKRARSIALENGVRYAYTGNVHDEDGGSTYCHGCGTKLIGRDWYVITGWALTGEGRCPSCGTACAGVFEARPGDWGARRQPVRLGDFA, encoded by the coding sequence ATGTCCCGTGCCGCCCCCGTCTCTGAGGCCTCCGGTATGGTGCCGACGCGCTACTGGCATGCGCTGAGCGACGGACGGGTACAGTGCGACGTGTGTCCACGGGCCTGCCGCCTGCACGCGGGCCAGCGCGGCCTGTGTTTCGTGCGCGCGAACCGGGATGGGGCGGTCGTGCTTACCACGTATGGGCGTTCCAGCGGCTTCTGCATGGACCCCATCGAGAAAAAACCCTTGAACCATTTTCTGCCCGGCACGCCGGTGCTTTCTTTCGGCACCGCGGGTTGCAATCTGGCCTGCAAGTTCTGCCAGAACTGGGATATCAGCAAATCCCGCGCGGTCGACACCCTCGCGGATCAGGCGACGCCGCAGACCCTCGCGCGGGCGGCCCGGGAGCTCGGATGCCGCAGCGTCGCATACACCTACAACGATCCGGTGATTTTCCTGGAATACATGACTGCCGTGGCGGAGGCGTGCCGCGGATACGGGATCCGTTCAGTGGCGGTTACGGCCGGATACGTCTGCGATGCCCCGCGTCGCGCACTATTCAGCCACATTGACGCGGCCAATGTGGATCTCAAGGCGTTCACCGAGCGTTTCTACTGGAAGGTTTGCGGCGGTCATCTGCGTCCGGTGCTCGACACGTTGATGTATCTCAGGCACGAGACCCGCGTATGGTTGGAATTGACCACGCTGTTGATTCCCGGCGAGAACGATTCGGACCGGGAATTGAAGGCCATGACGCGCTGGGTGGTGGAGAATCTGGGTGCGGATGTCCCGCTGCACTTCACGGCGTTCCATCCAGACTGGAAGATGCTGGATCGACCCGCCACGCCGGAAGCTACCCTCAAACGGGCGCGTTCTATTGCGCTGGAAAACGGCGTGCGCTACGCCTATACCGGCAATGTCCATGACGAGGACGGCGGCAGTACCTATTGCCACGGTTGCGGCACGAAACTCATTGGCCGGGACTGGTACGTGATCACCGGCTGGGCCTTGACCGGGGAGGGACGCTGCCCGTCCTGCGGCACGGCCTGCGCCGGGGTGTTCGAGGCGCGCCCCGGCGACTGGGGAGCCCGGCGCCAGCCGGTGCGTCTCGGGGACTTCGCCTAG
- a CDS encoding AmmeMemoRadiSam system protein B, producing MSPMIRTRAPAVAGRFYPSNPRELRTLVRQLLAAVPGCDAAPPKALIAPHAGYVYSGPVAASAYARLTRAPNRIRRVVLLGPSHQVGFRGLAAPGTHRYATPLGEIPVDQGALDCVLSLPQVAERERAHAGEHALEVQLPFLQELLGPFQLMPFVVGDASAAEVAEVLDVLWGGPETLIVVSSDLSHYHDYQTARRLDTATSRAIEALAPEKIQYEQACGRAPINGLLTAARQGGLKVETVDQRNSGDIAGPCDRVVGYGAYAFH from the coding sequence GTGAGCCCGATGATCCGAACCCGTGCGCCGGCGGTAGCCGGCCGGTTCTACCCAAGCAACCCGCGGGAACTCCGGACCCTGGTGCGCCAGTTGCTGGCCGCGGTGCCTGGATGCGATGCCGCGCCCCCCAAGGCTCTGATCGCGCCTCACGCCGGTTATGTCTATTCCGGCCCCGTGGCAGCCTCGGCCTATGCCCGTCTCACCCGGGCCCCGAACCGGATCCGCCGAGTGGTACTCCTGGGGCCCTCCCACCAGGTTGGGTTCAGGGGGCTGGCGGCCCCTGGCACTCACCGTTACGCCACCCCTCTCGGGGAGATCCCGGTGGACCAGGGCGCGCTGGACTGTGTCTTATCCCTCCCCCAAGTGGCGGAGCGAGAACGGGCACACGCCGGGGAGCATGCCCTAGAGGTTCAGCTACCCTTCCTCCAGGAGTTGCTGGGCCCGTTTCAATTGATGCCATTCGTTGTGGGCGATGCGAGCGCCGCGGAGGTAGCCGAGGTACTGGACGTTCTGTGGGGCGGGCCGGAGACCCTCATTGTAGTCAGCTCCGATCTGAGCCACTATCACGACTATCAGACCGCGCGGCGCCTCGACACCGCGACCTCCCGGGCCATCGAGGCACTGGCGCCGGAAAAGATCCAATACGAACAGGCCTGCGGCCGCGCCCCCATCAACGGGCTGCTCACCGCGGCCCGCCAGGGGGGGCTCAAGGTGGAAACCGTCGATCAACGCAACTCCGGCGATATAGCGGGTCCATGTGACCGCGTCGTGGGGTACGGCGCCTATGCCTTCCACTGA